Proteins from one Bactrocera neohumeralis isolate Rockhampton chromosome 3, APGP_CSIRO_Bneo_wtdbg2-racon-allhic-juicebox.fasta_v2, whole genome shotgun sequence genomic window:
- the LOC126752752 gene encoding medium-chain acyl-CoA ligase ACSF2, mitochondrial-like has product MYKKKLQAISRLVSKRILAPNGQLSRFQLRCLSTQVQAAVKEHHFHPAHLHYIGKHPLVYRSVGQELERVVAEYGSAESIVSYHEQKRYTFRSLIEDVDRVAAGLLKLGLQQGDHVAIWAPNNIHWYVAMFGAARAGLVSVGINPAFQGPEVEYCLKKVKVKAIIMPESFKTQNYYEIMKSICPELPDSVDGRIKSANLPHLKYVVVDSPNKLKGALTFDDLLDLSNPAERVDVTKLQRHIVPDSGCNIQFTSGTTGQPKAAVISHYNFVNNGIHIGNRNQLDNNSRICVQVPLFHAYGVVITIMAAMSHGSALILPAASFNPAASLHAIVDEKCTVIHGTPTMYVDLIKKQRELNLPLKTAKMAITGGAPCSPQLFLDIKNVLGLEHVRTVFGMTETTAVIFQSRPDDSMEQILNTVGHLQDHVEAKVIDAQGKTVAFGERGELCVRGYATMLGYYDDEEKTKETIGRDKWLRTGDQFILQADGYGRIVGRLKEMIIRGGENIFPKEIEDFLNTHPDICETHVIGVPCERMGEEVCAFVRLHDGLPKMSRQDIKDFCQGKLAHFKIPRYLVTVSDFPKTTSGKIQKFKLAEIYKKEHMTQ; this is encoded by the exons CTTATCTACTCAGGTTCAAGCGGCTGTCAAGGAGCATCACTTTCACCCCGCGCACTTGCATTATATTGGCAAGCATCCTTTGGTATATCGCAGTGTTGGTCAGGAATTGGAACGTGTTGTTGCCGAATATGGCAGTGCGGAGTCCATTGTTTCGTATCACGAGCAAAAGCGCTACACATTCCGCAGTCTCATTGAGGACGTCGATCGTGTTGCCGCCGGCTTATTGAAACTCGGTCTGCAGCAAGGCGATCACGTGGCGATTTGGGCGCCCAACAATATTCACTGGTATGTAGCAATGTTCGGGGCAGCACGCGCTGGTTTGGTGTCGGTAGGCATAAATCCCGCCTTTCAAGGGCCCGAAGTTGAATACTGTCTGAAGAAGGTCAAAGTGAAAGCAATAATAATGCCGGAGAGCTTTAAGACTCAAAACTACTATGAAATCATGAAAAGTATTTGTCCGGAATTACCGGATAGTGTTGATGGCCGCATAAAGAGTGCCAACTTGCCTCATCTAAAGTATGTCGTTGTGGACAGCCCCAATAAATTGAAAGGGGCACTTACTTTCGACGATTTACTCGATTTAAGTAACCCAGCAGAGAGAGTTGATGTCACTAAACTCCAGCGGCATATTGTACCAGATAGCGGATGCAATATCCAGTTCACCTCCGGTACTACGGGCCAACCCAAGGCGGCTGTAATTTCGCATTACAACTTCGTTAACAACGGCATACACATCGGCAATCGTAATCAATTGGACAACAATTCGCGCATTTGTGTGCAGGTTCCTCTCTTCCATGCTTATGGTGTGGTTATCACCATTATGGCCGCAATGTCACATGGAAGTGCCTTGATATTACCAGCAGCAAGCTTTAATCCTGCTGCCTCGTTACATGCCATTGTTGACGAAAAGTGCACCGTTATCCATGGTACACCCACGATGTATGTTGATCTCATTAAGAAGCAAAGGGAACTAAATCTGCCACTGAAGACTGCGAAAATGGCCATCACTGGTGGAGCACCGTGTTCGCCGCAACTATTTTTGgacattaaaaatgttttaggcTTAGAGCATGTACGTACGGTGTTCGGTATGACCGAGACAACGGCGGTTATTTTTCAGTCCCGTCCCGATGATAGCATGgaacaaattttaaacactGTCGGGCACCTGCAAGACCACGTCGAAGCTAAGGTGATTGACGCTCAGGGCAAAACAGTGGCATTCGGCGAGCGTGGTGAACTGTGCGTGCGCGGATATGCGACGATGCTGGGTTACTATGACGACGAAGAGAAAACCAAAGAGACCATCGGCAGAGATAAGTGGCTCAGAACTGG CGATCAATTCATTTTACAAGCAGATGGATACGGCCGCATTGTAGGACGTCTGAAGGAGATGATCATACGCGGTGGAGAGAACATATTTCCGAAGGAAATCGAAGACTTTCTCAACACTCACCCGGATATCTGCGAAACTCAT GTGATTGGCGTGCCTTGTGAGAGAATGGGTGAGGAAGTATGCGCATTCGTGCGTTTGCACGATGGCCTCCCGAAGATGTCGCGTCAAGACATTAAAGATTTTTGCCAAGGAAAACTGGCACACTTTAAAATACCGCGTTATTTGGTAACCGTAAGTGATTTCCCAAAGACTACTTCTGGCAAAATACAGAAGTTCAAACTCGCCGAAATATATAAGAAAGAGCATATGACACAATGA
- the LOC126753257 gene encoding uncharacterized protein LOC126753257: MNLKLLLAVVVFPVFFYESTAFGWALLRGLKDIFCGPMATTTTTTTPPQIFNLTQNATGALGFIVRALSDASSGSPVIYAPIFNWAQVPANETSS; this comes from the exons ATGAACTTGAAACTGTTGCTTGCGGTAGTAG ttttcCCCGTCTTCTTCTACGAATCCACTGCATTTGGTTGGGCTCTACTTAGAGgcttaaaagacattttttgtGGCCCAAtggcgacaacaacaacgacaacaactcCACCACAAATCTTCAATTTGACGCAAAACGCCACGGGCGCCTTGGGATTTATTGTGCGTGCTTTGTCCGATGCAAGCAGCGGATCTCCAGTGATATATGCACCCATTTTCAACTGGGCGCAAGTGCCGGCGAATGAGACGAGTTCTTGA
- the LOC126752995 gene encoding uncharacterized protein LOC126752995: MASQFASRPFATFLLACLLGDFTSSFILPNLLSSILSVNFSLMRPPFISIASSRPTPSSPTVYVILPPIDGESATTTTTQATPTIPLETTTISAPELSPTVATTPVVEPQPIMANAPEPPGGVNGEAAESPPANAP; this comes from the exons ATGGCTTCGCAGTTCGCTTCACGTCCTTTCG CGACATTTTTGCTGGCTTGCCTCTTGGGTGATTTCACATCATCATTTATTCTGCCAAATCTATTAAGCAGTATTCTCAGTGTAAATTTTTCACTCATGAGACCACCTTTCATTTCAATTGCTAGTAGTCGGCCAACGCCATCTTCGCCCACAGTTTATGTCATTTTACCACCTATTGACGGAGAGTCTGCGACTACGACTACGACTCAAGCTACTCCAACCATTCCTCTAGAAACGACGACAATCAGCGCTCCAGAATTATCACCTACGGTTGCTACTACGCCTGTGGTCGAGCCTCAACCTATCATGGCGAATGCCCCAGAACCTCCGGGCGGTGTAAATGGGGAGGCTGCCGAAAGCCCGCCTGCAAATGCACCATAA